Proteins co-encoded in one Streptomyces sp. SLBN-31 genomic window:
- a CDS encoding glycosyltransferase family 1 protein yields MRVVIVTESFPPDVNGVAHCALQTARHLVDRGHHPLVVAPAGTALLGRAGTGPDVQAPCLVVRVPSLPLPRYPQVRVALPSRRLAAAVVEHRADIVHLASPFVLGVRGMAAARLGIPAVAVYQTDLAGYARTYMGAGEAAAWRRIRSVHAAADLTLAPSSASLRDLEAHDVPRVKLWPRGVDTARFRPDLRDPALRRELAPNGELLVGYVGRLAPEKHVELLSGVCGLQGVRVVVVGDGPSAPSLTEALPGAVFLGRRTGDELARIYASLDVFAHTGPFETFCQTVQEAMASGVPVVAPAVGGPLDLVAHERTGLLVPPHDADAVREAVRSLIADPERRFVFGATARATVGGRTWAAVGDQLIGHYADVLAARKKTVVAA; encoded by the coding sequence ATGCGTGTCGTCATCGTGACCGAATCCTTTCCCCCCGATGTGAACGGCGTGGCCCACTGCGCGCTCCAGACCGCCCGGCACCTCGTAGATCGCGGTCACCATCCGCTCGTCGTCGCCCCGGCCGGCACCGCTCTGCTCGGCCGGGCCGGGACCGGGCCCGACGTCCAGGCGCCGTGCCTCGTCGTCCGTGTCCCCTCCCTCCCGCTCCCGCGCTATCCCCAGGTCCGTGTCGCCCTGCCCAGCCGGCGCCTCGCCGCGGCCGTCGTCGAACACCGGGCCGACATCGTGCACCTGGCCAGCCCCTTCGTCCTCGGCGTCCGCGGCATGGCCGCCGCCCGGCTCGGCATTCCCGCCGTGGCCGTCTACCAGACCGACCTGGCCGGATACGCCCGCACCTACATGGGCGCAGGCGAGGCCGCGGCCTGGCGGCGCATCCGCTCCGTCCACGCCGCCGCCGACCTCACCCTCGCTCCCTCCAGCGCCTCCCTGCGCGACCTGGAGGCCCACGACGTCCCCCGGGTGAAGCTGTGGCCGCGCGGCGTCGACACCGCCCGGTTCCGTCCCGACCTGCGCGATCCGGCCCTGCGCCGCGAACTCGCCCCGAACGGCGAGCTGCTCGTCGGCTACGTCGGCCGGCTCGCCCCCGAGAAGCACGTCGAGCTCCTGTCCGGAGTGTGCGGACTCCAAGGCGTGCGGGTCGTGGTCGTCGGTGACGGCCCGAGCGCGCCGAGCCTGACCGAGGCGCTGCCGGGCGCCGTCTTCCTCGGCCGCCGCACCGGCGACGAACTCGCCCGGATCTACGCCTCCCTGGACGTCTTCGCGCACACCGGCCCGTTCGAGACCTTCTGCCAGACCGTGCAGGAGGCCATGGCCAGCGGCGTCCCGGTCGTCGCGCCCGCCGTCGGCGGACCACTCGACCTGGTCGCCCACGAACGCACCGGGCTGCTGGTGCCGCCGCACGACGCGGATGCCGTCCGCGAGGCGGTGCGGTCCCTGATCGCCGATCCCGAGCGGCGGTTCGTGTTCGGGGCCACCGCCCGCGCCACGGTCGGGGGACGCACCTGGGCGGCCGTGGGCGACCAATTGATCGGGCACTACGCGGACGTGCTCGCCGCCCGGAAGAAGACGGTGGTGGCGGCATGA
- a CDS encoding HEAT repeat domain-containing protein — translation MFEPVIAPSGTLLGLLQRGRGDGTLHALTAPRAEALAALNHCVLRDPRHDWQLENRSLYYARLYLDLHGELDEIEAHLFDVEDAFDTEESRTGLALAVLGHLASYGRRDALQLLRRYAASGSNWAWALDELALRDDDAGLRSLAAPVLARFATDAEGEAELAAAVRDAFEPRPWRLWAEDPRESIATRVRAAHEAGCFDRWQRQMRPTGPRPGWSVQAVFEWAQQGFERGAALHVPAARCLVAVAGPEDRAEIVRAAEDGFDGARCTALRYLADGNDPDALDLIEGAVATGSPVVVEAAVDAFERMRSIAAVDRARGWARRPDPLGAAAGRMLACRGGVEDKDLVLGALREAVRGEGPDAPTLWTLVDGTGRLGIACAAPVLRHIYRETASSHLRGRAARALAATDPSFPAGFAVECLWDCEESTREIAARHAETGDARVVEQLRRLAADPAEEAEVQTAVRSRIAPEGPAV, via the coding sequence ATGTTCGAACCGGTCATAGCGCCCAGCGGTACGCTGCTCGGCCTGCTTCAGCGGGGCCGCGGCGACGGAACACTGCACGCGCTCACCGCCCCGCGCGCCGAAGCGCTCGCGGCGCTCAACCACTGTGTACTGCGCGACCCACGCCACGACTGGCAGCTGGAGAACCGCTCCCTCTACTACGCCCGTCTCTACCTCGACCTGCACGGCGAGCTGGACGAGATCGAAGCCCACCTCTTCGACGTCGAGGACGCCTTCGACACCGAGGAGTCACGCACGGGCCTGGCCCTCGCGGTCCTCGGCCATCTCGCCTCCTACGGCCGGCGGGACGCGCTCCAGCTGCTGCGCAGATACGCCGCCTCCGGCTCCAACTGGGCCTGGGCCCTGGACGAGCTGGCCCTGCGGGACGACGACGCCGGCCTGCGGTCCCTGGCCGCGCCCGTCCTCGCCCGCTTCGCCACGGACGCCGAGGGCGAGGCCGAGCTGGCCGCCGCCGTGCGGGACGCCTTCGAGCCCCGGCCCTGGCGGCTGTGGGCCGAGGATCCCCGCGAATCGATCGCCACGCGTGTGCGTGCCGCCCACGAGGCCGGCTGCTTCGACCGTTGGCAACGGCAGATGCGACCGACCGGGCCCCGCCCGGGGTGGAGCGTGCAGGCTGTCTTCGAGTGGGCCCAGCAGGGCTTCGAGCGGGGCGCGGCCCTGCACGTGCCCGCCGCCCGCTGTCTGGTCGCCGTCGCCGGTCCCGAGGACCGGGCGGAGATCGTCCGGGCCGCCGAGGACGGCTTCGACGGAGCGCGCTGCACCGCCCTGCGCTACCTCGCCGACGGCAACGATCCCGACGCCCTCGATCTGATCGAGGGCGCTGTGGCCACGGGCTCACCGGTCGTCGTGGAGGCCGCCGTGGACGCCTTCGAACGGATGCGGAGCATCGCCGCCGTCGACCGGGCACGCGGCTGGGCCCGCCGCCCCGACCCGCTCGGCGCCGCCGCCGGCCGTATGCTTGCCTGCCGCGGCGGAGTCGAGGACAAGGACCTGGTCCTCGGCGCACTACGGGAAGCGGTGCGCGGTGAGGGCCCCGACGCCCCCACGCTGTGGACGCTCGTGGACGGCACCGGCCGGCTCGGCATCGCCTGCGCCGCCCCCGTCCTGCGCCACATCTATCGCGAGACCGCCTCCTCCCACCTGCGCGGCAGGGCCGCCCGGGCCCTCGCCGCCACCGATCCCTCCTTCCCCGCGGGCTTCGCCGTCGAATGCCTCTGGGACTGTGAGGAGTCCACCCGGGAGATCGCCGCCCGGCACGCCGAGACCGGCGACGCCCGGGTCGTCGAACAGCTCCGCCGCCTCGCCGCCGATCCGGCCGAGGAGGCCGAGGTCCAGACGGCGGTACGCAGCCGGATCGCGCCCGAGGGACCCGCCGTGTGA
- a CDS encoding ankyrin repeat domain-containing protein — translation MTEAPDPEVVELATKIFDLARQGPTEALVAYVDAGVPANLTNDRGDSLLMLAAYHGHADAVRELLARGAAADEINDRGQTPLAGAVFKGETDVIKVLLEGGADPSVGTPSAVDTARMFGRTELLELFGAH, via the coding sequence ATGACTGAAGCCCCCGACCCCGAGGTCGTGGAGCTGGCGACCAAGATCTTCGATCTGGCCCGTCAGGGTCCGACCGAGGCACTCGTGGCGTACGTCGACGCGGGCGTTCCGGCCAACCTCACCAACGACCGGGGCGACTCGTTGCTCATGCTCGCCGCCTATCACGGGCATGCGGACGCGGTGCGCGAACTGCTCGCCAGGGGCGCCGCCGCCGACGAGATCAACGACCGGGGGCAGACCCCGCTCGCCGGGGCCGTCTTCAAGGGTGAGACGGATGTCATCAAGGTGCTCCTGGAGGGTGGCGCCGACCCCTCCGTGGGCACGCCGTCGGCCGTGGACACCGCTCGGATGTTCGGTCGGACAGAACTGCTCGAATTGTTCGGCGCACACTGA
- a CDS encoding ABC transporter ATP-binding protein: MARRPLPRILSTGSAQIARSRELARTAADSATDVLHPLITITRGLRRLAAAGRRRWAETPKDKRGPLLFLAASVVLVVALVPYGPLLAAVVVMSAAAWQGRDRKPPEPDGPDDSQTQRLKSLYEALVPYFSTPEDPDPLYAHGGEWEKAFPAYEFDQTGRTTELVIRYPAYFPDGEAEARARIEQLLHAKSGRGREYHFAWDEEGNQLTVTVLSPLPTDIAAQRFVTAPGETVLGFTDPTQVQRTLPLGYGEEQRDVPPVVWRTGIRSTEPHLLVMGQPGSGTSTLLRSIALQALQYGDVVIVEGGGTGEYACLTGRDGVLAVECGLSGATASLEWAATETERRLIAANRARQAGHPPPEDTKRPLWLLLDRPTAFSHLAAADGRKDPQALLQVPLRHGRAANVTVVVADQFDSADALSDAVRQHTRARVVLGPATAEQLRAVLGAPPNTTPVAQVPPGRGYARLGAGPVHRLQVPSTPDPYDDATSDTDRQAVLALLPPRTTPADGETVETGQVGAEPLPVEAVEAVEAVEAVVAESS; encoded by the coding sequence GTGGCTCGGCGCCCCCTCCCCCGCATCCTGAGCACAGGCAGCGCGCAGATCGCCCGGAGCCGGGAGCTGGCCCGGACGGCGGCCGACAGCGCCACCGACGTACTTCATCCGCTGATCACGATCACGCGCGGTCTGCGCCGGCTGGCGGCGGCCGGCCGGCGCAGATGGGCCGAGACACCGAAGGACAAGCGCGGTCCGCTGCTGTTCCTCGCGGCGTCGGTGGTCCTGGTCGTGGCGCTCGTGCCGTACGGGCCGCTGCTCGCCGCCGTCGTCGTGATGTCGGCGGCGGCCTGGCAGGGCCGCGACCGCAAGCCGCCGGAGCCCGACGGCCCCGACGACTCGCAGACTCAGCGCCTCAAGTCCCTGTACGAGGCTCTGGTTCCGTACTTCTCGACCCCGGAGGACCCCGACCCCCTCTACGCCCACGGCGGCGAGTGGGAGAAGGCGTTCCCGGCGTACGAGTTCGACCAGACCGGCCGCACCACCGAGCTGGTGATCCGCTACCCCGCCTACTTCCCGGACGGCGAGGCCGAGGCCCGCGCGCGGATCGAGCAGCTGCTGCACGCCAAGTCGGGCCGCGGCCGCGAGTACCACTTCGCCTGGGACGAGGAGGGCAACCAGCTGACCGTCACGGTCCTGTCCCCGCTGCCCACCGACATCGCCGCCCAGCGTTTCGTGACGGCACCGGGCGAGACGGTCCTCGGCTTCACCGACCCCACCCAGGTCCAGCGCACGCTCCCGCTCGGCTACGGCGAGGAACAGCGCGACGTCCCGCCGGTCGTCTGGCGCACCGGCATCCGCTCCACCGAGCCGCACCTGCTGGTCATGGGCCAGCCGGGCAGCGGCACCTCGACCCTGCTGCGCTCCATCGCCCTGCAGGCCCTGCAGTACGGCGACGTCGTGATCGTCGAGGGCGGCGGCACCGGCGAGTACGCGTGCCTGACCGGCCGGGACGGCGTCCTCGCCGTCGAGTGCGGTCTCTCCGGGGCGACCGCCAGCCTGGAGTGGGCGGCCACCGAGACGGAACGCCGGCTCATCGCCGCCAACCGCGCCCGTCAGGCCGGCCACCCGCCGCCGGAGGACACCAAGCGCCCCCTGTGGCTCCTGCTGGACCGCCCCACCGCCTTCTCCCACCTCGCCGCGGCCGACGGCCGCAAGGACCCGCAGGCCCTGCTCCAGGTCCCCCTCCGGCACGGCCGCGCGGCCAACGTCACGGTGGTCGTGGCCGACCAGTTCGACAGCGCTGACGCGCTGAGCGACGCGGTACGGCAGCACACGCGCGCGCGTGTCGTGCTCGGACCCGCCACCGCCGAGCAGCTGCGGGCGGTACTGGGAGCGCCGCCGAACACGACACCGGTGGCGCAGGTGCCGCCCGGCCGGGGGTACGCGCGCCTGGGCGCCGGACCCGTGCACCGTCTGCAGGTGCCGTCGACACCGGACCCCTACGACGACGCGACGAGCGACACGGACCGGCAGGCGGTGCTCGCGCTGCTGCCCCCGCGGACGACGCCGGCCGACGGGGAGACCGTCGAGACCGGGCAGGTCGGGGCGGAGCCGTTGCCCGTGGAGGCCGTCGAGGCCGTGGAGGCTGTGGAAGCCGTGGTGGCCGAGAGCTCGTGA
- a CDS encoding PLP-dependent aminotransferase family protein yields the protein MGQWTSAMGAAQLARLLRSQQDRPAGPGTRRPPAYRALADGIRLLVLEGRVPVAARLPAERELALALSVSRTTVAAAYEALRTEGFLESRRGAGSWTAVPAGNPLPARGLEPLPPEALGSMIDLGCAALPAPEPWLTRAVQGALEELPPYAHTHGDYPAGLPALRSMIAERYTARGIPTMPEQVMVTTGAMGAIDAICHLFAGRGERIAVESPSYANILQLMREAGARLVPVAMAEGLTGWDLDRWRQVLRDAAPRIAYIVADFHNPTGALAGEDQRRQLVEAARSAGTVLIADETMSELWLDDGLDEDTMPRPVCAFDPAGSSVITVGSASKAFWAGMRIGWVRAAPDVIRSLVAARAYADLGTPVLEQLAVNWLFNTGGWEQAVEVRRGQARENRDALVAAVRRELPDWEFEVPRGGLTLWVRTGGLSGSRLAEAGERVGVRVPSGPRFGVDGAFEGYVRLPFTVGGAVADEAAVRLAAAAKLVESGASGGGETPRTFVA from the coding sequence ATGGGACAGTGGACCTCGGCGATGGGTGCCGCGCAGCTCGCTCGGCTTCTGAGGTCCCAGCAGGACCGCCCGGCCGGCCCGGGCACGCGCCGTCCACCCGCCTACCGGGCGCTCGCCGACGGCATCCGCCTGCTGGTCCTGGAGGGGCGTGTCCCGGTCGCCGCCCGGCTGCCCGCCGAGCGCGAGCTGGCCCTCGCCCTGTCCGTCAGCCGCACCACGGTCGCGGCCGCCTACGAGGCGCTGCGCACCGAGGGTTTCCTGGAGTCCCGGCGCGGAGCCGGCAGCTGGACGGCCGTACCGGCCGGGAACCCGCTCCCCGCCCGCGGTCTCGAGCCGCTTCCGCCCGAGGCCCTGGGATCCATGATCGACCTCGGCTGCGCGGCGCTGCCCGCCCCCGAACCGTGGCTCACCCGGGCCGTCCAGGGAGCCCTGGAGGAACTGCCCCCGTACGCTCACACGCACGGCGACTACCCGGCCGGGCTTCCCGCGCTGCGCTCGATGATCGCCGAGCGCTACACGGCGCGCGGGATCCCGACCATGCCCGAGCAGGTCATGGTGACCACCGGTGCCATGGGTGCGATCGACGCCATCTGCCACCTATTCGCCGGGCGCGGCGAGCGCATCGCCGTCGAGTCGCCGTCGTACGCCAACATCCTGCAGCTGATGCGGGAGGCGGGCGCGCGCCTGGTGCCGGTCGCGATGGCCGAGGGGCTGACCGGCTGGGACCTGGACCGCTGGCGCCAGGTCCTGCGGGACGCCGCCCCGCGGATCGCCTACATCGTCGCCGACTTCCACAACCCGACCGGCGCGCTCGCCGGCGAGGACCAGCGGCGGCAACTCGTGGAGGCGGCCCGGTCGGCGGGGACGGTGCTCATTGCGGACGAGACGATGAGCGAGCTGTGGCTGGACGACGGCCTCGACGAGGACACGATGCCGCGGCCCGTCTGCGCCTTCGATCCCGCCGGGTCCAGCGTCATCACCGTCGGATCGGCCAGCAAGGCGTTCTGGGCGGGGATGCGCATCGGCTGGGTGCGGGCGGCGCCGGACGTGATCCGCAGCCTGGTCGCCGCGCGCGCCTACGCCGACCTGGGCACGCCGGTACTGGAACAGCTCGCCGTGAACTGGCTCTTCAACACGGGCGGCTGGGAGCAGGCCGTGGAGGTGCGGCGCGGGCAGGCCCGGGAGAACCGGGACGCGCTGGTCGCCGCGGTACGGCGGGAGCTGCCGGACTGGGAGTTCGAGGTGCCCCGGGGTGGACTGACCCTGTGGGTGCGCACGGGCGGCCTGTCCGGCTCGCGGCTCGCGGAGGCGGGGGAGCGGGTCGGGGTACGGGTGCCCTCGGGACCCCGGTTCGGGGTCGACGGCGCCTTCGAGGGGTATGTGCGGCTGCCGTTCACCGTGGGGGGCGCGGTGGCCGACGAGGCGGCCGTGCGGCTCGCGGCGGCGGCGAAGCTGGTGGAGTCGGGGGCATCGGGCGGCGGGGAGACGCCGCGTACGTTCGTGGCGTGA
- a CDS encoding YitT family protein, with amino-acid sequence MIQLYVGLTLYGTSSALLVRSGLGLEPWGVLHQGLARLTGLTIGVVSIIVGAAVLLLWIPLRQRPGLGTVSNVFLIGIAMDGTLALFPDVRSLAVRLPLLVAGIVLNGVATGLYISARFGPGPRDGLMTGLHRRTGRSIRLMRTAIEVAVVATGFVLGGTVGIGTLLYALSIGPLAQLFLRVFDVPSASGGSTVVAGGQPQGAILRR; translated from the coding sequence TTGATCCAGCTCTACGTCGGGCTCACGCTGTACGGCACGAGCTCCGCGCTCCTCGTCCGATCGGGCCTGGGACTCGAACCGTGGGGCGTGCTGCACCAGGGGCTCGCCCGGCTGACCGGCCTCACCATCGGCGTCGTGTCGATCATCGTGGGCGCGGCGGTCCTGCTGCTGTGGATACCGCTCCGCCAGCGCCCGGGGCTGGGCACCGTCTCCAACGTGTTCCTGATCGGCATCGCGATGGACGGCACGCTCGCTCTCTTCCCCGACGTCCGCTCCCTGGCCGTACGCCTCCCCCTTCTCGTGGCCGGCATCGTGCTCAACGGCGTGGCCACCGGGCTGTACATCTCCGCCCGCTTCGGTCCGGGTCCGCGCGACGGCCTGATGACGGGACTGCACCGCCGTACCGGCCGCTCGATCAGGCTGATGCGGACGGCGATCGAAGTGGCGGTCGTGGCGACGGGGTTCGTGCTCGGCGGCACGGTCGGCATCGGCACGCTGCTGTACGCGCTGTCGATCGGCCCGCTCGCCCAGTTGTTCCTGCGGGTGTTCGACGTCCCGTCGGCATCCGGTGGCAGCACGGTCGTTGCCGGCGGGCAACCGCAGGGAGCGATACTGCGACGGTGA